One genomic segment of Eikenella corrodens includes these proteins:
- the pta gene encoding phosphate acetyltransferase, which produces MPNFLLVPIGTKTGLTSISLGLLRALQRSGRRPVYYKPVSHKPTPAGDTEAAIVFANKLFHLNPPRPQPLSKVEELVGAGRDDDLIELMVSDFDQVTAAEHDVAIIEGVVPDSERGFLSNKNAQIAAALNANVILVAAAGNHSAEQVADQINLAAQEYANSHTDVAGFIINRYHGNDSKAFAAEVAAKVRSGIPCMGVLPFAPEQSLRRMADIAGYLNAQVIAGQEYLGNRTKEIVVAAQNAAHMHHRITSGALVITPGDREDILMAASLKILSGVPVAGLLLTCGTAPSPAVQGIISPALSQNVPVLLTEHDTFATAYALAHQDQTIPADDTERMETMVEFVAEHVDVEELCRHIGQPRQLLMSPPAFRFRMMEQARAANRRIVLPEGDEPRTVEAAAICQSKGIARCVLLAKPEAVREVAANRGITLPEGLEIIDPDTIREQYVAPMVELRKNKGLTPGLARQALEDSVVLGTMMLQQDDVDGLVSGAVHTTANTIRPALQLIKTAPGASLVSSVFFMLMPEQVFVYGDCAVNPEPTAEELADIAIQSAESAKAFGIDPKVAMISYSTGTSGSGADVEKVKEATRLAQEKRPDLLIDGPLQYDAASVPSVGRQKAPDSKVAGQANVFVFPDLNTGNTTYKAVQRSANVLSIGPMLQGLRKPVNDLSRGALVDDIVYTIALTAIQAVQMGK; this is translated from the coding sequence ATGCCGAACTTCCTCCTCGTGCCCATCGGCACCAAAACTGGCCTCACCAGCATCTCGCTCGGCCTGCTGCGCGCCCTGCAACGTAGCGGTCGCCGTCCGGTGTACTACAAACCGGTATCGCACAAACCCACTCCCGCCGGCGACACCGAAGCCGCCATCGTGTTTGCTAACAAACTGTTCCACCTCAACCCGCCGCGCCCGCAGCCGCTCTCTAAAGTAGAAGAGTTGGTGGGCGCTGGTCGTGATGACGATTTAATCGAGCTGATGGTATCCGACTTCGACCAGGTTACCGCCGCCGAACACGACGTGGCCATTATTGAAGGCGTGGTGCCCGACAGCGAACGCGGCTTTCTCTCCAACAAAAATGCGCAAATCGCCGCCGCGCTCAACGCCAACGTGATCCTGGTGGCCGCCGCCGGCAACCACAGCGCCGAACAAGTGGCCGACCAAATCAACTTGGCCGCGCAGGAATATGCCAACAGCCATACCGATGTGGCCGGTTTCATCATCAACCGCTACCACGGCAACGACAGCAAAGCCTTCGCTGCCGAAGTGGCTGCCAAAGTGCGCAGCGGCATCCCCTGCATGGGCGTGCTGCCTTTCGCGCCAGAACAATCGCTGCGCCGCATGGCCGACATTGCGGGCTACCTGAACGCCCAAGTGATTGCCGGACAAGAGTATTTGGGCAACCGCACCAAAGAAATCGTGGTGGCCGCACAAAACGCTGCCCACATGCACCACCGCATCACTTCCGGCGCACTGGTGATTACCCCCGGCGACCGTGAAGACATCCTGATGGCTGCTTCGCTGAAAATCCTCAGCGGCGTGCCGGTGGCCGGCCTGCTGCTCACCTGCGGCACCGCGCCTTCGCCTGCCGTACAGGGCATTATCAGCCCCGCGCTGAGCCAAAACGTGCCGGTACTGCTCACCGAACACGACACGTTCGCCACCGCCTACGCACTGGCTCACCAAGACCAAACCATCCCCGCCGACGACACCGAACGCATGGAAACCATGGTGGAATTCGTGGCTGAACATGTTGATGTGGAAGAACTCTGCCGCCACATCGGCCAGCCGCGCCAGCTGCTGATGTCGCCGCCTGCCTTCCGTTTCCGCATGATGGAGCAGGCGCGCGCCGCTAACCGCCGCATCGTTCTGCCAGAAGGCGACGAGCCGCGCACCGTGGAAGCTGCTGCCATCTGCCAAAGCAAAGGTATCGCCCGCTGCGTGCTCCTGGCCAAACCGGAAGCTGTGCGCGAAGTGGCCGCCAACCGCGGCATCACCCTGCCTGAAGGCTTGGAAATCATCGACCCCGACACCATCCGCGAGCAATACGTTGCCCCGATGGTAGAGCTGCGCAAAAACAAAGGCCTCACCCCCGGCTTGGCACGTCAGGCGCTGGAAGACAGCGTCGTGCTTGGCACCATGATGCTGCAGCAAGACGACGTGGACGGCCTGGTATCCGGCGCGGTACACACCACCGCCAACACCATCCGCCCCGCCCTGCAGCTGATTAAAACCGCCCCCGGCGCCAGCCTGGTATCCAGCGTATTCTTCATGCTGATGCCCGAGCAGGTGTTCGTGTATGGCGACTGCGCCGTGAACCCCGAGCCCACCGCCGAAGAGCTGGCCGACATCGCCATCCAATCGGCCGAATCCGCCAAAGCCTTCGGCATCGATCCCAAAGTAGCCATGATTTCCTACTCCACCGGCACCTCCGGCAGCGGCGCCGATGTGGAAAAAGTGAAAGAAGCCACCCGCTTGGCGCAGGAAAAACGCCCCGATCTGCTCATCGACGGCCCGCTGCAATACGACGCCGCCAGCGTGCCCAGCGTAGGCCGCCAGAAAGCGCCCGACAGCAAAGTAGCCGGCCAAGCCAACGTGTTCGTCTTCCCCGACCTGAACACTGGCAACACCACCTACAAAGCCGTACAGCGCAGCGCTAACGTATTGAGTATCGGCCCCATGCTGCAAGGCCTGCGCAAACCGGTAAACGACCTCTCGCGCGGCGCATTGGTGGACGACATCGTCTACACCATCGCCCTTACCGCCATCCAGGCCGTGCAGATGGGCAAATAA
- a CDS encoding deoxyguanosinetriphosphate triphosphohydrolase produces MNWQQLLSTKRFKPENGQLVATVTPSSQEGADALRTDFHIDYDRVVFSGSFRRLGRKTQVHPFAEHDHTHNRLTHSVEVASVGRSLGNRVGVMLAKGGFLPPENTPSDIGAVVQVACLAHDMGNPPFGHTGEEALRDWFRNPEHAGYLKHLAEAERRDVQTYEGNAHSLRILANLEMYQHRGGMRLTAASIGALLKYPWTTSAPQGLKKFNIYQTELPFIECVAAELGLPEIAAHHWSRHPLSYLMEAADDICYALLDLEDAVELGLLDDREVENVLQGMVHIDKLWPEQSARQRCAMLRGMAIGRAIDDMAQTFMLHHADLLAGSFQGKDLLSVCTPEVRDSLERAKELARTRVFRHQSKLITEIAAFPCIGSILNLLVPAAFAYITKAHVSTRQSLALELLRDDPLNEQDTLYTAYMKILDFVGGMTDNAAARLAREVSGIGML; encoded by the coding sequence ATGAACTGGCAGCAATTGCTCAGCACCAAGCGCTTCAAGCCCGAGAACGGCCAACTGGTAGCCACCGTTACCCCCTCCAGCCAGGAAGGCGCGGATGCGCTGCGCACCGATTTTCACATCGATTACGACCGCGTGGTGTTTTCCGGCTCGTTCCGGCGGTTGGGGCGCAAAACACAGGTACATCCCTTCGCCGAACACGACCACACCCACAACCGCCTTACCCACAGCGTGGAAGTGGCCAGCGTGGGGCGCAGCCTGGGCAACCGCGTGGGCGTGATGCTGGCCAAGGGCGGTTTCTTGCCGCCGGAGAATACGCCATCCGATATCGGCGCTGTGGTGCAGGTGGCCTGCCTGGCGCACGATATGGGCAACCCGCCTTTCGGCCACACCGGCGAAGAGGCATTGCGCGATTGGTTCCGCAATCCCGAGCACGCAGGCTACCTGAAACACCTGGCCGAAGCCGAACGGCGCGACGTGCAAACCTACGAAGGCAATGCCCACAGCCTGCGCATTTTGGCCAATCTTGAAATGTATCAGCACCGCGGCGGCATGCGCCTCACCGCCGCCTCCATCGGCGCGCTGCTCAAATACCCGTGGACCACCTCCGCGCCGCAGGGTTTGAAAAAATTCAATATTTATCAAACCGAGCTGCCATTTATCGAATGCGTGGCCGCCGAATTGGGGCTACCTGAAATCGCCGCACACCATTGGAGCCGCCACCCCCTGTCCTACCTGATGGAGGCGGCAGACGACATCTGCTATGCGCTCCTGGATTTGGAAGATGCGGTGGAGCTCGGCTTGTTGGACGACCGCGAAGTGGAAAACGTATTGCAGGGCATGGTGCACATCGACAAACTCTGGCCGGAGCAATCCGCCCGCCAGCGTTGCGCCATGCTGCGCGGCATGGCCATCGGCCGCGCCATCGACGATATGGCGCAAACCTTTATGCTGCACCATGCCGACCTGCTCGCCGGCAGCTTCCAAGGCAAAGACCTGCTCAGCGTGTGCACGCCCGAAGTACGCGATTCGCTGGAACGGGCCAAAGAGCTGGCACGCACCCGCGTGTTCCGCCATCAGAGCAAGCTGATTACCGAAATCGCCGCCTTCCCCTGTATCGGCTCGATTCTCAACCTGCTCGTACCCGCTGCCTTTGCCTACATCACCAAAGCACACGTCAGCACCCGCCAATCGCTGGCCTTGGAGCTGCTGCGCGACGACCCATTGAACGAACAAGACACGCTTTACACCGCCTACATGAAAATCCTCGATTTTGTCGGTGGCATGACCGACAACGCTGCCGCTAGACTGGCGCGGGAAGTGTCGGGGATTGGGATGTTGTAA
- a CDS encoding outer membrane beta-barrel protein, translated as MQKTLIALAVLALSAVVQAAPADEGVPLHPINDGRYTVTAGYAHENAKIDQLKYSGDGVTLQGRADIPLAQQHAIRAELGYRYLDSDAKANGEKVINGAKTNNVDVYAGYLFSPSGFKNGGLRVGGGLGYSHGKMDLHSHQTDLDGDAVDISANNLYLKAQVEYEQQLGSGWSITPWTEAQVSLHRRVEEKYTQIEFASDGRYKQNNYSLGLGVDVNKQLGESTSLTFGPYYRYARDKATSFTHEDENIEVPKTSRHSFGIRGGVRF; from the coding sequence ATGCAAAAAACCCTGATTGCCTTGGCCGTGTTGGCCTTGTCCGCTGTTGTGCAGGCTGCCCCCGCAGACGAGGGCGTGCCGTTGCACCCCATCAATGACGGCCGCTACACCGTAACCGCCGGCTACGCACACGAAAATGCCAAAATTGATCAGCTTAAATACTCCGGCGACGGCGTTACCCTGCAAGGCCGCGCCGATATCCCGCTGGCACAACAGCACGCCATCCGTGCCGAATTGGGTTATCGGTATCTTGATTCCGATGCGAAAGCTAATGGCGAGAAAGTTATTAATGGTGCCAAAACCAATAATGTAGATGTGTATGCCGGCTATTTGTTCTCTCCCTCCGGCTTCAAAAACGGTGGTCTGCGCGTGGGCGGCGGTTTGGGCTACAGTCATGGCAAAATGGATTTGCATAGTCATCAAACCGACCTTGATGGTGATGCAGTTGATATCAGTGCCAACAACCTGTATCTGAAAGCTCAGGTGGAGTACGAGCAGCAACTGGGTAGCGGCTGGAGCATTACTCCGTGGACCGAAGCCCAAGTCAGCCTGCACCGTCGTGTAGAAGAGAAATATACACAGATTGAGTTTGCCAGCGACGGCAGATACAAGCAAAACAACTACAGCCTCGGCCTAGGCGTGGATGTGAACAAACAGTTGGGAGAAAGCACCAGCCTCACCTTCGGTCCCTACTATCGTTACGCGCGGGATAAAGCTACCAGCTTTACCCACGAAGACGAGAATATAGAAGTGCCAAAAACCAGCCGTCACAGCTTCGGTATCCGGGGCGGCGTGCGCTTCTAA
- a CDS encoding TatD family hydrolase — protein sequence MLIDSHCHLNFPDLAQRLPEVLANMAEAGVDKAIAISVSRQSFEEVHAIAQNHPTIYATVGIHPDDPEAEEFSLEELLERAARPKVVAIGETGLDYHWCKGDLAWQHQRFALHIEAANRSGLPLVVHTRDAAADTMRLLREHQAHAGVIHCFTEDVHAAKLALDLGFYISFSGIVTFKNATAIQEAARYVPLDRLLVETDAPYLAPVPKRGKPNEPAYVRHTAAFVAQLRGDSLENIAQATTANCLRLFNKICTAA from the coding sequence ATGCTGATCGATTCGCACTGCCACCTCAACTTCCCCGACCTCGCCCAAAGGCTACCTGAAGTCCTCGCCAACATGGCCGAGGCCGGCGTGGATAAAGCCATCGCCATCAGCGTGAGCCGGCAGAGCTTCGAAGAAGTGCACGCCATCGCCCAAAATCACCCCACCATCTACGCCACAGTCGGCATCCACCCCGACGACCCGGAAGCCGAAGAATTCAGCCTGGAAGAACTGCTGGAACGCGCCGCCCGGCCCAAAGTGGTGGCCATCGGCGAAACCGGCCTGGATTATCATTGGTGCAAAGGCGATTTGGCCTGGCAGCACCAACGCTTCGCCCTGCATATCGAAGCCGCCAACCGCAGCGGCTTGCCGCTTGTCGTCCATACCCGCGATGCCGCCGCCGATACCATGCGCCTGCTGCGCGAACACCAAGCCCACGCCGGCGTTATCCACTGCTTCACCGAAGACGTGCACGCCGCCAAACTGGCCTTGGATTTAGGTTTCTATATCTCTTTCTCTGGTATCGTCACCTTCAAAAACGCCACCGCCATCCAAGAAGCCGCCCGCTACGTGCCGCTCGACAGGCTACTGGTGGAAACCGACGCTCCCTATCTCGCGCCCGTGCCCAAACGCGGTAAACCCAACGAACCGGCATACGTCCGCCACACCGCCGCCTTCGTCGCCCAACTGCGCGGCGACAGCTTGGAAAACATCGCCCAAGCCACCACCGCCAACTGCCTGCGGCTGTTCAATAAAATCTGCACGGCGGCTTGA
- a CDS encoding PilZ domain-containing protein: MSTPADSAPGRMMSVSLKDKPIAYYSYMPFLEHGGIFVPTNDEFKMGEEVLLVLELFDNPEKFFLRTRVVWINLSRTTNGQPQGVGLAFGDDETGIKCKNYIEDQLPGLVHTDRATYTM, encoded by the coding sequence ATGAGCACACCCGCCGACAGCGCCCCCGGCCGCATGATGAGCGTCAGCCTCAAAGACAAACCCATCGCCTACTACAGCTACATGCCGTTTCTGGAGCATGGCGGCATTTTTGTGCCCACCAACGACGAATTCAAAATGGGCGAAGAAGTGCTGTTGGTATTGGAACTGTTTGACAATCCAGAAAAATTCTTCCTGCGCACCCGCGTAGTGTGGATCAACCTCAGCCGTACCACCAACGGCCAGCCGCAAGGCGTAGGCCTCGCTTTCGGCGACGACGAAACCGGCATCAAATGTAAAAACTACATCGAAGACCAACTGCCCGGCCTGGTGCACACCGACCGCGCCACCTACACCATGTAG
- the galE gene encoding UDP-glucose 4-epimerase GalE, protein MSTILVTGGAGFIGSHTVVELIQAGHSPVIIDNLCNASPQVIGRITEITGHTPAFYQGDIRDRELLRRIFAEHPIQSVIHFAALKAVGESVKKPLEYYSNNVSGSLILLEEMQRAGVKSIVFSSSATVYGDPDTVPITETAPLGEATNPYGASKQMMERMMADLHTADPEWSVILLRYFNPIGAHPSGRIGEQPNGIPNNLLPYVCQVAAGKLAELSVFGDDYPTPDGTGVRDYIHVVDLALGHVAALDKKSREAGVHIYNLGTGKGSSVLDIIRAFEAASGQKIPYAIKPRRAGDIAECYADPARAAAELDWHAARSLNDMMRDSWRWQSGNPNGYGD, encoded by the coding sequence ATGTCCACCATCCTCGTTACCGGCGGTGCCGGTTTTATCGGCTCACACACCGTGGTCGAACTCATCCAAGCCGGGCATTCCCCCGTGATTATCGATAACCTCTGCAACGCCTCGCCTCAAGTTATCGGCCGCATTACAGAAATCACCGGGCACACCCCCGCCTTTTATCAGGGCGACATCCGCGACCGCGAATTATTGCGCCGCATTTTTGCCGAACACCCCATCCAATCCGTAATCCACTTCGCTGCGCTCAAAGCCGTGGGCGAGAGCGTGAAAAAACCGCTGGAGTATTACAGCAACAACGTTTCAGGTAGCCTCATCCTGCTGGAAGAAATGCAGCGCGCGGGCGTGAAAAGCATCGTGTTCAGCTCCTCCGCCACCGTGTACGGCGACCCGGATACCGTGCCGATTACCGAAACCGCCCCTCTCGGCGAAGCCACCAATCCCTATGGCGCATCCAAGCAGATGATGGAACGTATGATGGCCGACCTCCACACCGCCGACCCCGAATGGAGCGTGATTCTGCTGCGCTATTTCAACCCCATCGGCGCGCACCCCAGCGGCCGCATCGGCGAGCAGCCCAACGGCATTCCGAACAATCTGTTGCCCTACGTTTGCCAAGTGGCAGCAGGCAAACTGGCCGAGCTTTCCGTGTTCGGCGACGACTACCCCACCCCCGACGGCACCGGCGTGCGCGACTATATCCACGTTGTCGATCTGGCGCTCGGCCACGTGGCCGCCCTCGATAAAAAAAGCCGCGAAGCAGGCGTGCACATCTACAACCTCGGCACCGGCAAAGGCTCGTCCGTGCTGGACATCATCCGCGCCTTCGAAGCCGCTTCGGGCCAAAAAATCCCCTATGCCATCAAACCCCGCCGCGCGGGCGACATTGCCGAATGCTATGCCGACCCAGCCCGTGCCGCTGCCGAATTGGACTGGCATGCCGCGCGCAGCCTGAACGACATGATGCGCGACTCTTGGCGCTGGCAAAGCGGTAATCCGAACGGATATGGAGATTGA
- the ettA gene encoding energy-dependent translational throttle protein EttA, translating to MSQYVYSMLRVSKVVPPQKTIIKDISLSFFPGAKIGLLGLNGAGKSTVLRIMAGVDKEFEGEAVPMSGIKIGYLPQEPELDPEKTVREEVESGLGEVAAAQKRLEEVYAEYANPDADFDALAEEQGRLEAIIAAGSSTGGGAEHELEIAADALRLPEWDAKIGNLSGGEKRRVALCKLLLSKPDMLLLDEPTNHLDAESVEWLEQFLVRFPGTVVAVTHDRYFLDNAAEWILELDRGHGIPWKGNYSSWLEQKEKRLENEAKSEAARVKAMKQELEWVRQNAKGRQAKSKARLARFEEMSNYEYQKRNETQEIFIPVAERLGNEVIEFVNVSKSFGDKVLIDDLSFKVPAGAIVGIIGPNGAGKSTLFKMISGKEQPDSGEVKIGQTVKMSLIDQSREGLQNDKTVFDNIAEGRDILQVGQFEIPARQYLGRFNFKGSDQSKIAGQLSGGERGRLHLAKTLLSGGNVLLLDEPSNDLDVETLRALEEALLEFAGSVMVISHDRWFLDRIATHILACEGDSKWVFFDGNYQEYEADKKRRLGEEGAKPKRIRYKPVTR from the coding sequence ATGTCGCAATACGTCTATTCCATGCTGCGCGTGAGCAAGGTGGTGCCTCCGCAGAAAACCATCATTAAAGATATTTCCCTTTCTTTCTTCCCCGGCGCGAAAATCGGCCTGCTCGGTTTGAACGGCGCAGGCAAATCCACCGTGCTTCGGATTATGGCGGGCGTGGACAAAGAGTTTGAAGGCGAAGCCGTGCCGATGAGCGGCATTAAAATCGGCTATCTGCCGCAAGAGCCGGAGCTCGACCCCGAAAAAACCGTGCGCGAGGAAGTGGAAAGCGGTTTGGGCGAAGTGGCTGCGGCGCAGAAACGTTTGGAAGAAGTGTATGCCGAGTACGCCAATCCTGATGCGGATTTTGACGCGCTGGCGGAAGAGCAGGGCCGTTTGGAAGCGATTATCGCGGCGGGTTCGTCCACGGGCGGCGGTGCGGAGCACGAATTGGAAATCGCTGCCGATGCGCTGCGCCTGCCGGAATGGGATGCCAAAATCGGTAATCTGTCCGGCGGTGAAAAACGTCGCGTTGCCTTGTGCAAACTCTTGTTGAGCAAACCCGATATGCTGCTGCTGGACGAGCCGACCAACCACTTGGATGCGGAATCGGTGGAGTGGCTGGAGCAATTTCTGGTTCGCTTCCCCGGTACAGTCGTTGCGGTAACACACGATCGCTACTTCCTCGACAACGCCGCCGAATGGATTTTGGAACTCGACCGCGGCCACGGCATTCCGTGGAAAGGCAATTACTCGTCTTGGCTGGAGCAGAAAGAAAAACGCTTGGAAAACGAGGCGAAATCCGAAGCCGCGCGCGTGAAGGCGATGAAGCAGGAATTGGAATGGGTGCGCCAAAATGCCAAAGGCCGCCAAGCCAAGTCTAAAGCGCGTTTGGCTCGTTTTGAAGAAATGAGCAACTACGAATACCAAAAACGCAATGAAACGCAGGAAATCTTCATTCCCGTCGCCGAGCGTTTGGGTAATGAAGTGATTGAATTTGTGAACGTTTCCAAATCGTTTGGCGATAAAGTGCTGATTGACGATTTGAGCTTCAAAGTGCCTGCGGGTGCGATTGTCGGCATCATCGGCCCGAACGGTGCGGGTAAATCGACGCTGTTTAAAATGATTTCTGGCAAGGAGCAGCCCGATTCGGGCGAAGTGAAAATCGGGCAAACCGTGAAAATGAGCCTGATCGACCAAAGCCGCGAAGGTTTGCAAAACGACAAAACCGTGTTCGACAACATCGCCGAAGGCCGCGATATTTTGCAGGTCGGACAGTTTGAAATCCCCGCCCGCCAGTATTTGGGACGCTTCAACTTCAAAGGCAGCGACCAAAGCAAAATCGCGGGGCAGCTTTCCGGCGGCGAACGCGGCAGGCTGCACTTGGCAAAAACCTTGTTGAGCGGCGGCAATGTGTTGCTGCTGGACGAACCGTCCAACGACCTCGATGTGGAAACCCTGCGCGCGCTGGAAGAAGCATTGCTGGAATTTGCCGGCAGCGTGATGGTGATTTCGCACGACCGCTGGTTCCTCGACCGCATCGCCACGCATATCTTGGCTTGCGAAGGCGATTCGAAATGGGTGTTCTTCGACGGCAACTATCAGGAATACGAAGCCGACAAGAAACGCCGTTTGGGTGAAGAAGGCGCGAAACCGAAACGTATCCGTTACAAACCGGTAACCCGCTAA
- a CDS encoding DedA family protein — MLASLIDFVLHIDQHLIELTQTYGLWIYAILFLIVFCETGLVVTPFLPGDSLLFAAGAVAALGGMNVHIAAALLLAAAVIGDAVNFAIGKYFGEKLFAKPDSRVFKREYLDKTHAFYEKYGGKTIILARFVPIVRTFAPFVAGMGNMHYGRFIRYNIIGALMWVGLLTYAGYFFGELPVVKNNFGLVVIGIIVVSVLPMAVEIAKAKWGKKA; from the coding sequence ATGCTTGCCAGCCTGATTGATTTCGTTCTGCATATCGACCAACACCTCATCGAGCTCACCCAAACCTACGGCCTGTGGATTTATGCCATTCTGTTCCTCATCGTGTTTTGCGAAACCGGGCTGGTGGTTACGCCCTTTCTGCCGGGCGATTCGCTCTTGTTCGCGGCCGGCGCGGTGGCGGCGCTGGGCGGGATGAATGTACATATAGCGGCCGCGCTGCTCTTGGCGGCGGCAGTGATTGGTGATGCGGTAAACTTCGCCATCGGCAAGTATTTCGGCGAAAAGCTGTTTGCCAAACCGGATTCGCGCGTGTTCAAACGCGAGTATCTGGATAAAACTCATGCTTTCTACGAAAAATACGGCGGCAAAACGATTATTCTGGCGCGATTCGTGCCGATTGTGCGCACTTTTGCGCCCTTTGTGGCGGGCATGGGCAATATGCATTACGGCCGCTTTATCCGCTACAATATCATCGGTGCGCTGATGTGGGTGGGGCTGCTCACTTATGCGGGCTACTTCTTCGGCGAGCTGCCGGTGGTGAAAAATAATTTCGGGCTGGTGGTGATCGGCATTATTGTGGTGTCCGTGCTGCCGATGGCGGTGGAAATCGCCAAGGCTAAGTGGGGGAAGAAGGCTTAG
- the holB gene encoding DNA polymerase III subunit delta' codes for MIYPWHESAWRQLAAQWGNRPNAWLLTGRRDTGKTAFARHLAQALLCEQPQAEHQPCGSCPSCHLFAQGSHPDYYELAPELPAEGESARKLLQIKIDAVRAVLSPLLQSSVRGGLRVVLVQPAETMNTQAANALLKMLEEPPASVVFLLVTHNKDRLLPTIKSRCRPFLLPAPSAEEALGYLKTQNTPQAEVLLAFHSGAPLFAAEPEQDTMREELCQLLAKPRLLAMLDYAAAFDKQKWPLAVFLDWLHKWLADTALAQQNLPPIYYPQHQAAIFQVASRTRGTTLFQLVRTLNHLSPYGRHTLSVRMQIENLLTNYLAFWQNKPL; via the coding sequence ATGATTTATCCTTGGCATGAATCCGCTTGGCGGCAGTTGGCTGCCCAATGGGGCAACCGCCCCAACGCTTGGTTGCTTACAGGCCGGCGCGATACCGGCAAAACCGCGTTTGCCCGCCATCTAGCACAGGCGCTGCTGTGCGAACAGCCGCAGGCCGAACACCAGCCTTGCGGCAGCTGCCCTTCGTGCCACCTGTTCGCCCAAGGCAGCCATCCGGACTACTACGAACTCGCGCCCGAGCTGCCCGCCGAAGGCGAAAGCGCGCGCAAGCTGCTGCAAATCAAAATCGACGCCGTGCGCGCCGTGCTATCGCCGCTGCTGCAAAGCTCCGTGCGCGGCGGGCTGCGTGTGGTGCTGGTGCAGCCAGCGGAAACCATGAATACCCAAGCCGCCAACGCGCTGTTGAAAATGCTGGAAGAACCGCCCGCATCGGTGGTGTTCCTTTTGGTAACCCACAACAAAGACCGCCTGCTGCCCACCATTAAAAGCCGCTGCCGCCCCTTCCTGCTGCCCGCCCCGAGTGCCGAAGAAGCCTTAGGCTACCTGAAAACGCAAAACACCCCTCAAGCCGAAGTCCTGCTTGCCTTCCACAGCGGCGCCCCGCTGTTTGCAGCCGAGCCGGAGCAAGACACGATGCGCGAAGAGCTGTGTCAACTGCTGGCCAAACCGCGCCTGTTGGCCATGCTGGATTACGCCGCCGCTTTCGACAAGCAAAAATGGCCGCTGGCCGTGTTTCTCGACTGGCTGCACAAATGGCTGGCCGACACCGCGCTCGCCCAACAAAACCTGCCCCCGATCTACTATCCGCAACACCAAGCCGCCATTTTTCAGGTAGCCTCCCGCACCCGGGGGACAACCTTATTCCAACTGGTACGCACCCTAAACCACCTCAGCCCTTACGGCCGGCATACCTTAAGTGTTAGAATGCAGATTGAAAATTTGCTAACCAACTACCTTGCTTTCTGGCAAAACAAACCGCTTTAA
- a CDS encoding 2,3-butanediol dehydrogenase has translation MSTMKAARWYGRRDIRVEDVAVPEITRPSQVKIAVKYTGICGSDLHEYLGGPIFIPVEKEHPYSGRKAPLTLGHEFAGEIVEVGAGVTNVKVGDRVTVEPILAKDGLKGKYNLDKNLGFVGLAADGGFTSYCVVDGELCHKLPDSIDYEQGALTEPAAVALYAVRQSKLKAGDTAAVFGCGPIGLLTIEALRAAGATTIYAIELSPERQEKARELGAVVIDPSKVNVVEHIKAETDGGVNVSFEVTGVAPVLKQAIEAVENDGECVIVSIWENEASIHPNEIVIKEKTVKGIIAYRDIFPAVLQLMEQGYFPKDKLVTKRIKLQDIVSEGFEALVKEKSQVKILVSPN, from the coding sequence ATGAGTACAATGAAAGCTGCAAGATGGTACGGCCGCCGCGACATCCGCGTGGAAGACGTAGCCGTTCCCGAAATCACACGCCCGTCACAAGTGAAAATCGCTGTGAAATACACCGGCATCTGCGGCAGCGACCTGCACGAATACCTCGGCGGCCCTATCTTTATCCCGGTAGAGAAAGAGCATCCCTATTCCGGCCGCAAAGCCCCGCTCACGCTCGGCCACGAATTTGCCGGTGAAATTGTGGAAGTGGGCGCTGGCGTGACCAACGTGAAAGTGGGCGACCGCGTAACCGTTGAGCCGATTTTGGCCAAAGACGGCCTCAAAGGCAAATACAACCTCGACAAAAACCTAGGCTTCGTCGGCCTGGCTGCCGACGGCGGCTTCACCAGCTACTGCGTGGTAGACGGCGAATTGTGCCACAAATTGCCCGACAGCATCGACTACGAACAAGGCGCGCTCACCGAACCTGCCGCCGTGGCCCTGTATGCCGTGCGCCAGAGCAAACTGAAAGCCGGCGACACCGCTGCCGTATTCGGCTGCGGCCCCATCGGCCTGCTCACCATCGAAGCCCTGCGCGCTGCCGGTGCCACCACCATCTACGCCATCGAGCTTTCTCCTGAGCGTCAGGAAAAAGCCCGCGAGCTGGGCGCCGTAGTGATCGACCCCTCCAAAGTAAACGTAGTAGAACACATCAAAGCCGAAACCGACGGTGGTGTGAACGTATCGTTTGAAGTAACCGGCGTGGCTCCCGTGTTGAAACAAGCCATCGAAGCCGTGGAAAACGACGGCGAATGCGTGATCGTGAGCATTTGGGAAAATGAAGCCTCCATCCACCCGAACGAAATCGTGATCAAGGAAAAAACCGTGAAAGGCATCATCGCCTACCGCGATATTTTCCCCGCCGTGCTGCAACTGATGGAACAAGGCTACTTCCCGAAAGACAAGCTGGTTACCAAACGCATCAAGCTGCAAGACATCGTGAGCGAAGGCTTTGAAGCCTTGGTGAAAGAGAAGAGCCAAGTGAAGATTTTGGTGTCTCCGAACTAA